One window of Carassius auratus strain Wakin chromosome 17, ASM336829v1, whole genome shotgun sequence genomic DNA carries:
- the shtn1 gene encoding shootin-1 — MASTGEQKEVKMISDLSNQVLLQYEILQRENEKIKKESKQMQKERDEALRKLKEFEQVSHRVIEEVNNIQENLEIEKTCRESVEALASKLNRQNRSLKRKSMLFMSRLGADVVAEISLDDEDDEDPQEEGSGVCSSSHCQIVITELRDKLEVILAEKKQIAIDLEMTREQLCQTRQELLKEKHDNTVLIAETFQQKKLLGKYNRVSQYALDEFEALQDDLKLERDLRSEAEKFAHEMLVEQKKLKRQSQMLIQSVSSTEALQKALSEINTLTHTLETQRLEHQQQVKALEEQIRGSELKKQLSALQRQTELLDEERKEWQHKHTKAETEAKDLRFTVEELKKKLQQVSNPPPGAPGPPPPPPPPPPPPPPPAPSSNPLSSLLSMLRKKKDVSTEIVLVEKDTSEKDPEKDTRQQAVDEMMQRIKKGVQLRRVSQRTNKARPGPKEETNSAIQELHGILNSVKRPGPSSSPGTHPPSPSQKSELEKALERRRGALKAAKNNTNSSTALDLPQNKQTQSEPGQNTRDQVQHPLQDNNHLKPS, encoded by the exons ATGGCGTCAACGGGAGAGCAAAAAGAAGTGAAAATGATTTCAGACCTGTCCAACCAAG TACTTCTCCAGTATGAAATCCTCcaaagagaaaatgaaaaaatcAAAAAGGAG agtaAACAAATGCAAAAGGAGAGGGATGAGGCCTTACGGAAGCTGAAAGAATTTGAACAAG tgtcacacaggGTGATCGAGGAGGTGAACAACATTCAGGAGAATCTAGAGATTGAGAAGACATGCAGAGAGAGTGTAGAAGCTTTGGCCTCAAAG TTGAACAGACAGAACCGTTCTCTGAAGAGGAAGAGTATGCTCTTTATGTCCCGCCTTGGTGCTGATGTCGTCGCTGAGATCAGTctggatgatgaggatgatgaagatccACAGGAGGAGGGGTCAGGTGTCTGTAGCTCCTCCCACTGTCAGATTGTCATTACAG AGCTGAGGGATAAATTAGAGGTGATCCTGGCTGAGAAGAAGCAGATTGCAATCGATCTGGAGATGACAAGAGAGCAGCTCTGCCAAACTAGACAGGAA CTACTGAAAGAGAAGCATGATAATActgttttaatagctgaaacCTTCCAACAAAAGAAGCTCTTGGGAAAATACAACAGAG ttTCTCAGTATGCTCTAGATGAGTTTGAGGCCTTGCAGGATGATCTAAAGCTTGAGAGGGACCTGCGATCTGAAGCAGAGAAGTTTGCACATGAG ATGCTAGTAGAGCAGAAGAAGCTGAAAAGACAAAGCCAGATGTTGATCCAAAGTGTGTCTTCAACAGAAGCTCTGCAGAAAGCTCTGTCAGAGAtcaacacactgacacacactttAGAGACACAGAGACTGGAGCATCAGCAGCAG GTGAAGGCTCTTGAAGAGCAGATACGTGGCAGTGAATTAAAGAAGCAGCTGTCAGCGTTACAGAGACAGACCGAACTGCTGGATGAGGAGAGGAAAGAGTGGCAGCACAAACACACTAAAGCTGAAACTGAGGCTAAAGACCTCAGATTCACAG TGGAGGAACTGAAAAAGAAGCTCCAGCAGGTCTCCAATCCACCACCAGGTGCCCCAGGACCCCCTCCTCCACCCCCGCCCCcacctcctccacctccacccCCTGCCCCCTCAAGCAACCCACTCAG CTCATTACTCTCTATGCTTCGTAAGAAAAAAGACGTGAGCACTGAAATTGTATTAGTGGAGAAGGACACCTCTGAGAAAGACCCAG agAAGGACACCAGACAGCAAGCTGTGGATGAGATGATGCAGCGCATCAAAAAAGGAGTTCAATTACGACGTGTTTCCCAGAGAACCAACAAAGCAAGACCGGGACCG AAAGAAGAGACAAATTCTGCCATACAGGAACTTCATGGAATCCTG AACTCCGTCAAGCGTCCCGGTCCCTCCTCCTCGCCTGGGACACACCCTCCATCACCATCACAGAAGTCTGAACTGGAGAAGGCCTTGGAGAGACGAAGGGGAGCGCTGAAGGCTGCAAAGAATAACa CGAATTCCAGTACTGCCCTGGATCTGCCTCAGAATAAGCAAACCCAGTCAGAACCAGGCCAGAACACAAGGGATCAGGTTCAACACCCACTGCAAGACAACAATCACCTTAAGCCTTCATAG